In Chloroflexota bacterium, one genomic interval encodes:
- the hemC gene encoding hydroxymethylbilane synthase, giving the protein MAVERRVVIGSRSSSLSLAQTNEVVRLLLQAHPSLQIDLVPQSTRGDRNKTAPLLSMERGMFVKEIEFALLNGEIDIAVHSAKDMPATTPSGLAIAAFTEREDARDVLVNRWNAPLDELPAGARLGTSSPRRTAQIKAARPDLEVLPIRGNVDTRLSKANSADYDGAILAAAGIARLGRQSEISAYLLPGVCVPDVGQGALAVQVRESDGELLDCVQAIDHAPTSAAVRAERAFLKTMGGGCTLPTAAYARIDDDGSLHILAMVAKPDGSEIVRISESHSINDPIAAGQSVAETLLEGGAARILETL; this is encoded by the coding sequence GTGGCTGTCGAAAGACGGGTCGTCATCGGCTCGCGGTCGAGTTCCCTCTCCTTGGCGCAGACCAACGAAGTCGTGCGCCTGCTGCTACAAGCCCACCCATCGCTGCAAATCGATCTCGTGCCGCAGTCCACACGCGGCGACAGGAACAAAACCGCGCCGCTGCTTAGCATGGAGCGCGGAATGTTCGTCAAAGAAATCGAGTTCGCGCTGCTCAACGGCGAAATTGACATTGCCGTGCATAGCGCAAAAGACATGCCCGCGACCACGCCATCCGGACTCGCGATTGCCGCGTTCACCGAGCGCGAAGACGCCCGCGATGTGCTGGTGAACCGCTGGAACGCGCCACTTGACGAATTACCGGCAGGCGCGAGACTTGGAACGAGCAGCCCACGACGAACCGCGCAGATTAAGGCGGCGCGGCCGGACTTGGAAGTGCTGCCAATCAGGGGCAATGTGGACACGCGCCTCAGCAAGGCGAACAGCGCGGACTACGACGGCGCGATTCTCGCCGCGGCGGGCATCGCGAGGCTAGGTCGGCAGTCTGAAATCAGCGCATACCTGCTTCCTGGTGTGTGCGTGCCGGATGTGGGGCAGGGCGCGCTCGCGGTGCAAGTGCGCGAGTCTGACGGCGAGCTGTTAGACTGCGTGCAAGCGATAGACCATGCGCCGACGAGCGCGGCGGTTCGCGCGGAGCGTGCGTTCCTCAAGACGATGGGCGGCGGCTGCACACTGCCCACAGCCGCATACGCTAGAATCGACGACGATGGCAGTTTACATATCTTGGCGATGGTCGCCAAGCCCGACGGCAGCGAAATCGTGCGAATATCGGAATCACACTCGATTAACGACCCTATCGCAGCAGGACAATCGGTCGCAGAGACACTGCTCGAAGGCGGCGCGGCGCGGATTTTGGAGACGCTATGA
- a CDS encoding M20/M25/M40 family metallo-hydrolase, whose amino-acid sequence MINQDRLVKTFTEIIQIDSPSGEEEMMAQDLMRRLKALGLNVMRDEYGNLVANDGRPDPILLSAHMDTVEPGRGIKPSIDGNRIVSDGTTILGGDCKCGVAAILEALESVYEDGVPHSAVEVAFTREEEIGLVGARNLDFSMLSAKEAIIFDSEGTAAEIISASPTYVGFEIEVTGRAAHAGIEPEKGLSAIRIAAEVITRLPQGRLDDETTFNVGIIEGGSVRNAVAEKTLIQGEFRGRNNETLDNIRMQIDEALDEVRGLFPEADLDAQLHTEFETYTLTEDDPATQRVMRAQRSIGLDTVFKTSGGGTDGNVFRQKGMSAVVVGMAVYGMHTVREYAVIPELVDTAHLIEKLLRGEA is encoded by the coding sequence ATGATTAATCAAGACCGACTCGTAAAGACTTTCACCGAAATTATTCAGATTGACAGCCCGTCGGGTGAAGAGGAAATGATGGCGCAGGATTTGATGCGCCGCCTCAAAGCGCTCGGGCTGAACGTAATGCGCGACGAATACGGCAATCTCGTGGCGAACGACGGCAGGCCCGACCCGATTCTGCTGTCGGCGCATATGGACACGGTCGAACCGGGACGCGGCATTAAGCCGAGCATCGACGGCAACCGCATCGTTTCGGACGGCACGACGATTCTCGGCGGCGATTGTAAGTGCGGCGTGGCGGCAATCCTTGAGGCGCTGGAATCGGTGTATGAAGACGGCGTGCCGCATTCGGCGGTGGAGGTGGCATTCACGCGCGAAGAGGAAATCGGTCTCGTCGGCGCGCGCAATCTCGACTTTTCGATGTTGTCGGCGAAGGAAGCGATAATTTTCGACAGCGAAGGCACGGCAGCGGAGATTATTTCAGCAAGCCCCACATACGTCGGCTTCGAGATCGAAGTTACCGGGCGTGCCGCTCACGCCGGCATTGAGCCAGAGAAAGGCTTGTCAGCCATTCGTATTGCGGCGGAGGTGATAACGCGCCTCCCGCAAGGCAGACTGGACGACGAAACGACCTTCAATGTGGGCATAATCGAAGGCGGGTCCGTGCGAAATGCGGTCGCGGAGAAGACCCTCATCCAAGGCGAGTTCAGAGGTCGCAATAACGAGACGCTGGACAACATCCGAATGCAGATTGACGAGGCGCTGGACGAAGTACGCGGTCTCTTCCCGGAAGCGGATTTGGACGCCCAACTGCACACCGAGTTCGAGACATACACGCTGACAGAGGACGACCCCGCGACACAACGAGTCATGAGGGCGCAGAGAAGCATCGGACTCGACACCGTATTCAAGACTTCGGGCGGAGGCACGGACGGAAATGTGTTCCGGCAAAAGGGAATGAGCGCGGTCGTGGTGGGAATGGCAGTGTACGGGATGCATACCGTGCGCGAGTATGCGGTGATACCCGAGCTGGTGGACACGGCGCACCTAATCGAGAAGCTGCTGCGCGGGGAGGCATAG
- the sodN gene encoding superoxide dismutase, Ni, translating into MSVKSTIERLLSVRTASAHCDIPCGIYDPISAKIAAQTVQKMVLRIEALEEGSDHVSYANTMARYITVKEEHAETCKHELRILWADYTWPGTDANEIAAKFNAALKLAGQCKQTVSMENAEALVAAVDDIAAVFWGTKGVEYSDPNAAARYGT; encoded by the coding sequence ATGAGCGTTAAGTCAACTATCGAGCGGCTACTGTCGGTGCGAACCGCGAGTGCGCACTGCGACATTCCCTGCGGCATTTACGACCCCATCTCCGCGAAGATTGCGGCGCAGACCGTGCAGAAGATGGTTCTCCGCATCGAGGCGCTGGAGGAAGGTTCCGATCACGTATCGTATGCAAACACGATGGCACGCTACATCACTGTGAAGGAAGAGCACGCCGAGACTTGCAAGCACGAACTGCGCATCCTCTGGGCAGACTACACATGGCCCGGCACGGACGCCAACGAGATTGCGGCGAAGTTCAACGCCGCGCTGAAGCTCGCCGGTCAGTGCAAGCAGACCGTGAGCATGGAGAACGCCGAGGCGCTGGTCGCCGCCGTGGACGACATTGCCGCAGTCTTCTGGGGAACCAAGGGCGTCGAGTACAGCGACCCGAACGCTGCCGCTCGCTACGGCACCTAA
- the cobA gene encoding uroporphyrinogen-III C-methyltransferase yields MTDGTVSLVGAGPGDPELISVKGLRLIESADAVVYDRLVDKRLLDHARANAEMYDVGKIPGKRINRQEDINKLLVELGSAGKRVVRLKGGDPFVFGRGGEEAEALANAGLPFEIVPGITSAIAAPAYAGIPITQRRVASSFTVVTGSEDPTKSDTSVDWETLAKSSDTIAVLMGQSNLRIIAAALVDYGRSPETPVALVQWGTEPYQRTLVGTLANIADEAAAAGIGAPAVTVIGDVVKLREAIRWFDNRPLFGKRVLITRTRTQSSALSALLTQRGAIPVELPTIEIQPMEDYAELDDVLASAQQYDWVVFSSANAVDTVFDRLPALGIDARALHGISIAAIGPATRRRLRERGIVADFMPSSFVADVAVDELGALGVEGKRVLLPQAQIARDTLRVGLAEHGADVQSIAVYRTVTPQNTAERLQDILADGIDIATFTSSSTATNLVELMDGNTDALKNATIACIGPITAERAAELGFAIDIVSAEHTIAGLVSAVESHFTEEAGQNE; encoded by the coding sequence ATGACTGACGGCACGGTTTCGCTTGTTGGCGCGGGACCCGGCGATCCGGAGCTTATCAGCGTCAAGGGCTTGCGGCTCATAGAATCCGCCGATGCTGTTGTCTATGACCGGCTGGTGGACAAGCGCCTGTTGGATCACGCCCGTGCGAATGCCGAGATGTACGATGTGGGCAAGATACCCGGCAAGCGCATAAATCGGCAGGAAGACATCAACAAGCTGCTCGTGGAACTGGGAAGCGCAGGCAAGCGTGTTGTGCGCTTGAAGGGCGGAGACCCGTTTGTCTTTGGGCGCGGCGGCGAAGAGGCGGAGGCGCTCGCCAACGCAGGTTTGCCATTTGAAATAGTGCCCGGCATCACATCGGCAATCGCGGCGCCGGCGTATGCGGGCATTCCGATAACGCAACGCAGGGTCGCTTCGTCGTTCACGGTCGTAACCGGCAGCGAAGACCCGACCAAATCGGACACATCCGTTGATTGGGAAACACTTGCGAAGAGCAGCGATACTATCGCGGTGCTGATGGGACAGAGCAACCTGCGCATAATCGCGGCTGCGCTGGTTGACTACGGACGGTCGCCCGAGACGCCCGTCGCGCTGGTGCAATGGGGAACGGAGCCGTATCAGCGCACGCTTGTCGGCACACTGGCGAACATCGCAGACGAAGCGGCAGCCGCAGGAATCGGCGCGCCCGCCGTAACGGTCATCGGCGATGTCGTGAAACTGCGCGAGGCGATACGCTGGTTCGACAATCGCCCACTGTTCGGCAAGCGCGTGCTGATTACGCGCACACGAACGCAATCGAGCGCTCTGTCCGCATTGCTCACGCAGCGGGGCGCAATACCCGTCGAACTGCCAACCATCGAGATTCAACCCATGGAAGACTACGCTGAACTCGACGACGTGCTGGCGAGCGCGCAGCAATACGACTGGGTGGTTTTCAGCAGCGCGAACGCTGTGGATACTGTCTTCGACAGACTGCCTGCGCTCGGAATCGACGCGAGAGCGCTGCATGGCATCAGCATCGCCGCAATAGGTCCTGCGACTCGAAGACGCCTACGCGAACGGGGAATCGTCGCCGACTTTATGCCGTCGTCGTTTGTCGCGGACGTCGCCGTGGACGAACTTGGCGCTCTGGGAGTTGAGGGCAAACGCGTGCTGCTGCCGCAAGCGCAAATCGCGCGAGACACGCTGCGGGTCGGTCTCGCAGAACACGGCGCGGATGTTCAATCCATCGCGGTGTATCGCACCGTTACGCCACAGAACACAGCCGAGCGGCTGCAAGACATACTCGCAGACGGCATCGACATCGCCACATTCACAAGCTCGTCCACCGCGACCAATCTCGTGGAGCTGATGGACGGCAACACAGACGCGCTGAAAAATGCTACGATTGCGTGTATAGGCCCGATAACGGCGGAGCGAGCCGCAGAGTTGGGCTTTGCGATTGACATTGTGTCTGCGGAGCACACCATCGCGGGGCTGGTTTCTGCGGTGGAGTCGCACTTTACGGAGGAGGCAGGGCAAAATGAGTAG
- the lepB gene encoding signal peptidase I — protein MPLPAGLLIYRVQGASMTPMLQGGDYLLTRRLYANTSPPLRGEIVVVSAGTPERSQAKRIIGMPREHIALTDGTLLINGTRLAEAYLHGLTPYLGLDESSWQLGADEYFVMGDNRVHSSDSRAYGPVRAQQIEARAVCRVFPPSRWGRL, from the coding sequence ATGCCACTCCCCGCCGGATTGCTAATATACCGCGTGCAGGGCGCAAGTATGACCCCGATGCTGCAAGGTGGTGACTACCTGTTGACGCGTCGCTTATACGCCAACACTAGCCCGCCGCTAAGGGGCGAGATCGTTGTCGTAAGCGCGGGCACACCGGAGCGCAGTCAGGCGAAGCGAATCATCGGGATGCCACGCGAGCATATTGCCTTGACCGACGGCACGCTGCTCATCAATGGCACGCGGCTTGCAGAAGCGTACCTGCACGGTCTGACGCCGTATCTCGGCTTGGACGAATCGTCATGGCAGCTCGGTGCTGACGAGTATTTCGTGATGGGCGACAACCGCGTGCACAGCTCCGACAGCCGCGCTTACGGACCGGTGCGCGCCCAGCAGATAGAGGCTAGAGCCGTATGCCGCGTATTCCCGCCATCTAGGTGGGGCAGGCTATAG
- a CDS encoding allantoinase PuuE: protein MPNPQRDFIGYGANPPVIEWPGNARIAISVVVNYEEGSEKSLLDGDPAHETNNEVPSPVPLDQRDLYNESFFEYGSRVGVWRLMNMFDKYGIKSTFFCCALAFERNPEVALAVVERGHEVCGHGYRWEEYHSMPRDEEAAAIKKTVESLQQTTGERPVGWFTRYGPSVNTRELVAGEGGFIYDSGVLNDDLPYYTPVLGKPWLVLPYSFETNDARFWRGGLNSVGDFYEYLKDTFDVLYEEGRTHPKMMSIGLHCRIAGRPARSRALDRFIQYARSHPGVWFARRDEIAKWWLEHYPPGTLQ from the coding sequence ATGCCCAACCCACAACGAGACTTCATCGGCTACGGCGCGAACCCGCCCGTTATCGAGTGGCCCGGAAACGCGCGCATTGCCATCTCGGTCGTCGTGAACTACGAAGAGGGCAGCGAGAAATCGCTGCTGGACGGCGACCCTGCGCACGAAACTAACAACGAAGTGCCGTCGCCGGTGCCGCTCGACCAGCGCGACCTGTACAACGAATCGTTCTTCGAGTATGGCAGCCGCGTAGGTGTTTGGCGCCTTATGAACATGTTCGACAAGTACGGCATAAAGAGCACGTTCTTCTGCTGCGCGCTGGCGTTCGAGCGCAACCCTGAGGTCGCCCTAGCGGTGGTCGAGCGCGGACACGAAGTCTGCGGACACGGCTACCGATGGGAAGAGTACCACAGCATGCCGCGCGACGAAGAGGCTGCTGCCATCAAGAAGACCGTCGAATCGTTGCAGCAGACGACGGGCGAGCGTCCGGTCGGTTGGTTCACGCGATACGGACCAAGCGTCAACACGCGCGAACTGGTCGCCGGCGAGGGCGGGTTCATCTACGACAGCGGCGTGCTGAACGACGACCTACCGTACTACACACCCGTGCTCGGCAAGCCGTGGCTCGTGCTGCCATATAGCTTCGAGACAAACGACGCGCGTTTCTGGCGAGGCGGACTCAACAGCGTGGGCGACTTCTATGAGTACCTGAAGGACACATTCGACGTGCTGTACGAAGAAGGGCGCACGCATCCCAAGATGATGTCTATTGGCTTGCACTGCCGCATAGCCGGAAGACCGGCTCGTTCCCGTGCGCTTGACCGATTTATTCAGTACGCGCGCAGCCATCCCGGCGTCTGGTTCGCTCGCCGCGACGAGATTGCCAAGTGGTGGTTGGAACATTACCCGCCGGGGACATTGCAATAG
- a CDS encoding 2-dehydropantoate 2-reductase, which translates to MKILIMGTGAIGGCYGGLLARSGEDVVFAARSDNLRAIRDNGLRVESVTFGDFTVHPDATDNFDGSWTADLILFCVKGYHNEQAMSDVEPAVGENTTILTLQNGIGSGEQLARRFGADKALLGAAYIDAERTEPGVFVQTGNPPRIVLGEESGELTVRAQAIADVLRMANIETEVSPNVLTALWTKLVYICALSGMSCITRAPFAEVLDTPETYEMTMQVMTEAFDVGRASGVPLEDGLVDAVMAGFQAEKAGGFVSSMQTDLMAGNPLEVSLLNGAVARIGESAGVPTPANGFISDCLTIANNRARA; encoded by the coding sequence ATGAAGATTCTGATAATGGGAACGGGCGCCATCGGCGGCTGCTACGGCGGCTTGCTGGCGCGCAGCGGCGAAGATGTGGTATTCGCGGCGCGCAGCGACAACCTGCGCGCAATCCGCGACAACGGCTTGCGTGTTGAATCCGTGACATTCGGCGATTTCACCGTGCATCCGGATGCGACGGACAACTTCGACGGCAGCTGGACGGCAGACCTCATCCTGTTCTGTGTGAAGGGCTATCACAATGAACAAGCAATGTCCGATGTGGAGCCCGCAGTCGGCGAAAACACGACCATCCTGACATTGCAGAACGGCATCGGCAGCGGCGAGCAGCTGGCACGGCGTTTCGGCGCTGACAAGGCGCTGCTCGGCGCGGCGTACATCGACGCGGAACGCACAGAGCCGGGCGTGTTCGTGCAAACCGGCAACCCGCCCAGAATCGTGCTGGGCGAGGAGAGCGGCGAGTTGACGGTCAGGGCGCAGGCAATCGCGGACGTGCTGCGAATGGCGAACATCGAGACTGAAGTTTCGCCTAATGTTCTGACCGCGCTGTGGACTAAGCTCGTCTATATCTGCGCGCTAAGCGGAATGAGTTGCATCACGCGCGCGCCATTCGCCGAAGTCCTGGATACGCCCGAAACCTACGAAATGACAATGCAAGTGATGACCGAAGCGTTCGATGTGGGACGGGCGAGCGGCGTTCCGCTCGAAGATGGCTTGGTCGATGCGGTAATGGCTGGCTTTCAAGCGGAAAAAGCAGGCGGGTTCGTATCCTCCATGCAGACTGACCTGATGGCAGGCAATCCGCTCGAAGTCTCGCTACTCAACGGCGCAGTAGCGCGCATCGGCGAATCGGCAGGCGTGCCAACACCCGCCAACGGCTTCATATCCGACTGCCTAACCATCGCCAACAACAGGGCGCGCGCATAG
- a CDS encoding cupin domain-containing protein, protein MDYFIDPSQVQRRELAPGVTLRTMWGDKIMMSMVEIAPNAIVPMHSHPHEQAGIVLQGEFEFTIGGEVKTLRQGDAYVIPGGVEHGVVGSDGWSMALDIFSPPREDYKS, encoded by the coding sequence ATGGACTACTTCATTGACCCCTCGCAAGTGCAGCGCAGGGAACTGGCGCCGGGCGTAACGCTGCGGACAATGTGGGGCGACAAAATCATGATGAGCATGGTCGAGATTGCGCCGAACGCCATCGTGCCGATGCACTCGCACCCGCACGAACAGGCGGGCATTGTGCTGCAAGGCGAGTTCGAGTTCACGATTGGCGGCGAAGTGAAGACGCTCCGGCAGGGCGACGCCTATGTCATCCCCGGCGGCGTGGAACACGGTGTAGTAGGCTCGGACGGCTGGTCGATGGCACTTGACATCTTCAGCCCGCCCCGCGAAGACTACAAAAGCTGA
- a CDS encoding Lrp/AsnC family transcriptional regulator, which produces MTTSTSTMDLVDRKILNVIQTRFPLVEKPFEAVGGEIGIPESEVIERVAEMKSKNVVRQISAIFDTRRLGYKTTLVAMRLPADELDAAAQVINEHPGVSHNYARNGHFNLWFTLAVPPYEDLAESVEAMAQRTNAESYRLMPTIKFFKIGVNFDMVKEEGAAKKYYSPDGYDRSGAVAEDWNRAMPVSDFEIEVIRELQEDVPLVSRPFSPMSERLGISLQEMFDIADSFQERGLMRRFSAVLHHRRAGFRSNAMAVWKVPSERAIEVGNIMAQSRWVTHCYERPTFPDWPYTHFTMIHATSQDTCEDVAAELSEATGIDDYMLLYSTREYKKTRVRYFVES; this is translated from the coding sequence ATGACGACTAGTACATCGACTATGGACCTTGTTGACCGCAAGATTCTGAATGTCATACAGACACGCTTTCCGCTCGTGGAAAAGCCGTTCGAGGCGGTGGGCGGCGAGATTGGCATTCCGGAGAGCGAAGTAATCGAGCGCGTCGCCGAAATGAAGAGCAAGAATGTGGTGCGGCAAATCAGCGCCATCTTCGACACGCGGCGGCTGGGCTACAAGACCACGCTGGTGGCGATGCGCCTGCCCGCAGACGAACTCGACGCGGCGGCGCAGGTCATCAACGAACACCCGGGCGTTAGCCACAACTACGCGCGCAACGGGCACTTCAACCTGTGGTTCACACTCGCCGTACCGCCCTATGAAGACCTCGCCGAAAGCGTCGAAGCAATGGCGCAGCGGACGAACGCCGAGTCGTACCGTCTGATGCCGACCATCAAGTTCTTCAAGATTGGCGTGAACTTCGACATGGTGAAGGAAGAAGGCGCGGCGAAGAAATACTACAGCCCGGACGGCTACGACCGCTCCGGAGCCGTTGCCGAGGACTGGAACAGGGCGATGCCCGTGTCCGACTTCGAGATAGAAGTCATCCGCGAGCTGCAAGAGGATGTACCGCTAGTATCTCGACCGTTCAGCCCAATGTCTGAACGGCTGGGCATTTCGCTGCAAGAGATGTTCGACATCGCCGATTCGTTCCAAGAGCGCGGGCTGATGCGCAGATTCTCCGCGGTGCTGCACCATCGCAGGGCAGGCTTCCGCTCGAACGCGATGGCGGTGTGGAAGGTGCCGTCCGAGCGCGCCATAGAAGTGGGCAACATCATGGCGCAGTCTCGCTGGGTTACGCACTGCTACGAACGGCCGACATTCCCCGACTGGCCCTACACGCATTTCACGATGATTCACGCCACTTCGCAAGACACTTGCGAAGATGTGGCGGCAGAACTGTCCGAAGCGACCGGCATCGACGATTATATGCTGCTGTACAGCACGCGCGAGTATAAGAAGACGCGGGTGCGTTATTTCGTGGAGTCGTAA
- the hemB gene encoding porphobilinogen synthase: MSRFPQVRMRRMRDTPMLRNLAQESRIAIDDFIYPIFVTHGRGVRNPIDPMPGMYQLSLDNLIAEIEEVVSLGIGAVLLFGLPANKDPEGTEAYEPNGIIQEAIRVIKQTAPNVLVFTDVCVCEFTDHGHCGIIRNGRVDNDATLELLAKMAIVQAEAGADVVAPSAMMDGQVAAIRSGLDSKGFEHLPIMAYSAKYASSFYGPFRVAADSAPQFGDRHSYQMDVANSREAMREIQLDIEEGADMIMVKPALSYLDVIARARQEFGYPMAAYNVSGEYAMVKAATENEWIDGQRITLEILTSIKRAGADMIISYHAKEAARWLL; encoded by the coding sequence ATGAGTAGATTCCCACAGGTCAGGATGCGGCGGATGAGGGATACGCCGATGCTGCGAAATCTTGCGCAGGAGTCGCGGATTGCCATCGACGACTTCATATACCCGATATTCGTAACGCACGGACGCGGCGTTCGCAATCCCATCGACCCGATGCCCGGCATGTACCAACTCTCGCTCGACAATCTGATTGCAGAGATCGAAGAGGTCGTATCGCTCGGCATCGGCGCTGTGCTGCTTTTCGGGCTGCCCGCGAACAAAGACCCGGAAGGCACGGAAGCCTACGAGCCGAACGGGATTATTCAGGAAGCCATCCGCGTCATCAAGCAGACCGCGCCGAACGTCTTGGTATTCACCGATGTCTGCGTGTGCGAGTTCACCGATCACGGGCATTGCGGAATCATCCGAAACGGCAGAGTGGACAACGACGCCACGCTGGAACTGCTGGCGAAAATGGCGATAGTGCAGGCTGAGGCGGGCGCGGATGTTGTCGCGCCGTCCGCGATGATGGACGGGCAGGTCGCGGCGATACGCAGCGGCTTGGACAGCAAGGGCTTCGAGCATCTGCCCATAATGGCATACTCCGCGAAGTATGCGTCGTCGTTCTATGGGCCATTCCGCGTGGCGGCGGACTCCGCGCCGCAGTTCGGCGACAGGCATAGCTACCAGATGGATGTGGCGAATTCGCGCGAGGCGATGCGCGAGATACAGCTGGACATCGAAGAAGGCGCAGACATGATAATGGTCAAGCCAGCGCTGTCATATCTCGATGTCATAGCACGCGCGCGGCAAGAGTTCGGCTACCCGATGGCGGCGTACAATGTCAGCGGCGAATACGCGATGGTCAAAGCCGCGACCGAGAACGAGTGGATAGACGGGCAGCGCATCACCCTAGAAATCCTGACATCCATAAAACGCGCCGGTGCCGACATGATAATCAGCTACCACGCCAAGGAAGCGGCGCGGTGGCTATTGTAG
- a CDS encoding bifunctional precorrin-2 dehydrogenase/sirohydrochlorin ferrochelatase, which yields MPAYYPVFIDVKNRCCVVIGGGNIGEEKVVKLLDCYADVVVISPEVNEGVQSLADGGEIVWHQREYEVGDLKGAFIAIAATDDNAVNRAIAKEANEHNVLLNVVDVTHLCTFIAPSVATRGNVTVAASTGGASPALARKFRELLNGSPMDSSYPLMDYAELAPLLADVRAEIRRKGITIASDHWQACITDGLLNAVLDGRYDEARAMLMSDIMRGVGCDCEPGVCKIYEEKKALAYDKARASS from the coding sequence ATGCCTGCGTACTATCCGGTATTCATAGATGTCAAGAACAGGTGCTGCGTCGTCATTGGCGGCGGCAACATCGGCGAAGAAAAGGTCGTCAAGCTGCTGGACTGCTACGCGGATGTGGTCGTCATCAGCCCGGAAGTCAACGAAGGCGTGCAAAGCCTCGCGGATGGCGGCGAAATCGTCTGGCACCAGCGCGAGTACGAAGTTGGTGATCTGAAGGGCGCATTCATCGCCATCGCAGCGACCGACGACAACGCAGTGAACCGTGCCATCGCCAAGGAAGCCAACGAGCACAACGTGCTGCTGAATGTAGTTGATGTAACGCACCTTTGCACATTCATCGCGCCGTCGGTGGCGACTCGCGGCAATGTTACCGTTGCGGCATCGACGGGCGGCGCGAGTCCGGCTCTCGCGCGCAAGTTCCGCGAGTTGCTCAACGGCAGCCCCATGGATTCGAGCTACCCGCTCATGGACTATGCTGAACTTGCTCCTCTGCTTGCCGATGTGCGCGCTGAGATTCGCCGCAAGGGCATCACTATCGCCAGTGATCACTGGCAGGCGTGCATCACCGACGGATTGCTCAACGCCGTGCTAGACGGCAGATACGACGAAGCGCGCGCAATGCTGATGTCAGACATCATGAGGGGCGTCGGCTGCGACTGCGAGCCGGGCGTCTGCAAGATTTACGAAGAGAAGAAAGCCCTAGCCTACGACAAGGCAAGGGCAAGTTCGTAG
- a CDS encoding JAB domain-containing protein, translating to MIRDLPQDERPRERLQRYGANNLSNAELIAILLRVGSTGESVLNLSTRVLATYGGLGGVARVSYGELCDMRGISDAKACQLLAALELGRRLSSLQPDDRVVIRSPLDVFNLLSAEMAFLVQEHLKVLLLNTKNEVLATHEIYKGSVNSAVIRVAEVLRPAIRENCPNIIIAHNHPSGDPTPSPEDILVTRQIRTCAEMMDIELLDHVVIGNQRFVSLKERGLGFGGGSTDAIPEVGMVAER from the coding sequence ATGATACGCGATCTGCCGCAGGACGAGCGTCCGCGTGAGCGCCTGCAGCGGTACGGCGCGAATAACCTGAGCAACGCCGAGCTCATCGCGATTCTGCTGCGCGTGGGTTCCACCGGCGAAAGCGTGCTGAACTTGTCCACGCGCGTGCTTGCCACCTATGGCGGACTAGGCGGAGTCGCGCGAGTGTCTTACGGCGAACTGTGCGATATGCGCGGCATCAGCGACGCGAAGGCGTGCCAACTACTCGCCGCGCTTGAGCTGGGCAGGCGCCTGTCATCGTTGCAGCCCGACGACCGGGTAGTGATACGCTCGCCGCTGGATGTGTTCAACCTGCTCAGCGCGGAGATGGCGTTTCTGGTGCAGGAACATCTGAAGGTCTTGTTGCTGAACACTAAGAACGAAGTGCTGGCAACGCACGAGATATACAAGGGCAGTGTGAACTCCGCTGTGATTCGCGTTGCCGAGGTGCTGCGTCCCGCCATCAGAGAAAACTGTCCGAACATAATCATCGCGCACAACCACCCGTCCGGCGACCCTACGCCAAGCCCGGAAGACATCCTGGTTACGCGGCAAATTCGCACCTGCGCCGAGATGATGGACATCGAACTGCTCGACCATGTGGTCATTGGCAATCAACGGTTCGTCAGCCTGAAAGAGAGAGGGCTAGGATTCGGCGGCGGTTCGACGGATGCCATCCCCGAAGTTGGAATGGTCGCGGAAAGATAA